Proteins co-encoded in one Stomoxys calcitrans chromosome 5, idStoCalc2.1, whole genome shotgun sequence genomic window:
- the LOC131997730 gene encoding uncharacterized protein LOC131997730, which yields MSSTHSPHDLLLLLPLQKSLSCQINQTNSNKLQPQHAETTQHHRHLSKSCSVNSNLPKNNNKLQQQLIQEHHYQQQQQQQILLLSFFVVPLLITSAIAATIVVAQAEETQNLTNTASQKKKKSNKSTATSSPPLLSASNTAVVEGETAQEDPVFGVLHKITTAKTTITKKEAKTTKPQEQNVHIHPSIPSSNSISLLTQTAEGDLKRPYLFFEKKGAAAAAYPFPSQRVGQKLRSYIFVYILYLYIRVSLYRSGTPKSSPLLDRSYYYFSSLPLYIIISLYRSVTPKSSSLLDRSYFSSSSPSSSILHTAASPCNNFELKPSISSSAASITPSSTEKALKYIISLAYPHHPIAAPASAGTKTTKTLFCNSLHCAKALHFCGSGGDYCKGNYNNHHHYQHLHYYQGSLRLIHRE from the coding sequence ATGTCGTCGACTCATAGCCCACACgatttgttattgttgcttCCATTGCAAAAAAGTCTAAGTTGTCAAATCAATCAAACAAACAGCAACAAACTGCAGCCGCAGCACGCAGAAACAACGCAGCATCATCGTCACTTGTCAAAATCGTGCAGCGTCAATagcaatcttcccaaaaataacaacaagctacaacaacaactaatacAAGAACATcattatcaacaacaacaacaacagcaaatatTACTGTTGTCGTTCTTTGTGGTACCATTGCTGATCACCTCTGCCATAGCAGCAACGATAGTGGTGGCGCAAGCAGAAGAAACCCAAAACCTCACAAATACAGCAAgtcagaagaagaaaaaatccaataaatCAACCGCAACATCATCGCCACCCCTGCTATCCGCAAGTAATACAGCTGTTGTCGAAGGGGAAACAGCACAAGAAGACCCGGTATTTGGAGTGCTGCACAAAATAACGACAGCAAAAACTACAATAACAAAGAAAGAGGCAAAGACGACGAAACCACAAGAACAAAACGTCCACATACATCCCAGCATACCAAGCAGCAACAGCATCTCCTTGTTAACACAAACAGCAGAAGGAGATCTCAAAAGACCGTACCTATTTTTCGAGAAAAAGGGAGCAGCAGCGGCAGCATATCCCTTCCCCTCGCAAAGAGTTGGTCAAAAACTAcgttcatatatttttgtatatatattataCCTCTACATAAGGGTTTCACTTTATAGAAGTGGAACACCCAAATCATCGCCACTGCTGGATCGATCATATTATTACTTTTCTTCATTACCACTCTACATAATTATTTCACTTTATAGAAGTGTAACACCAAAATCCTCGTCACTGCTGGATCGATCTtatttctcttcttcttcaccATCGTCGTCAATATTGCATACAGCAGCAAGTCCTTGTAATAATTTTGAGCTTAAGCCCTCAATAAGCAGCAGTGCTGCTTCTATAACGCCAAGCTCCACGGAGAAAGctttaaaatatattattaGCTTAGCTTATCCGCATCATCCTATAGCAGCACCGGCATCAGCGGGGACGAAAACGACAAAAACCTTATTTTGTAATTCTTTGCATTGCGCCAAAGCACTTCATTTTTGTGGTAGTGGTGGTGATTATTGTAAGGGCAATTACAATAATCACCACCACTACCAGCACCTTCATTATTACCAAGGCTCCTTACGTTTAATACACCGGGAATAA
- the LOC131997733 gene encoding cyclin-H-like: protein MYPLSSQKKYWTFSNLDQLNDLRLKRNQKFIETHGAQLNEQQRQELFLDATEEHLLLKQYEIYLNDFCRRFEPAMPKCVVGTAIHYFKRFFLHNSAMDYHPKEILATCVYLACKVEEFNVSIGQFVGNIKGDRNKAMDIILSNELLLMQHLNYYLTIHNPYRPVEGFLIDIKTRSSMINPERLRPHIDSFIEKTFFTDACLLYAPSQIALAAVLHAAGREQENLDSYVTDNLLNGAREKLPALIEAIRKIRIMVKQYELPLRDRVKLIEKKLEKCRNQENNPDSEIYKERMRKMYCDDELEVAEDTSYYLADSSADMSALNMSQ from the exons ATGTATCCTTTAAGTTCTCAGAAAAAGTATTGGACATTCTCTAATCTGGATCAGTTAAATGACTTGCGATTGAAACGGaaccaaaaattcattgaaactcATGGAGCACAATTGAAT GAGCAACAGCGCCAGGAACTATTTCTCGATGCAACAGAGGAACATTTACTGCTTAAAcaatatgaaatttatttaaatgatttttgccGAAGGTTTGAGCCGGCCATGCCTAAATGTGTGGTGGGGACTGCCATTCATTACTTCAAAAGATTCTTTTTACACAATTCTGCCATGGATTACCATCCCAAGGAAATATT GGCCACTTGTGTTTATTTGGCTTGTAAAGTTGAGGAATTCAATGTGTCTATTGGTCAATTTGTGGGCAATATCAAAGGAGATCGCAACAAAGCTATGGACATTATTTTATCAAATGAGTTGCTGCTAATGCAACATCTGAACTATTATTTAACCATTCACAATCCATATAGACCTGTAGAAGGATTTTTAATAGATATAAAG ACTCGCAGTTCTATGATAAATCCTGAACGTCTACGTCCTCACATAGACAGCTTCATCGAGAAGACGTTCTTCACAGATGCCTGCCTTTTGTATGCACCCTCGCAGATAGCATTGGCGGCCGTATTACACGCTGCCGGTAGAGAACAAGAAAATCTTGATAGTTATGTTACAGACAATTTACTGAATGGTGCCAGAGAAAAGTTACCGGCTCTGATAGAAGCTATAAGAA aaatccGTATAATGGTCAAGCAGTATGAGCTACCTCTTAGGGATAGAGTTAAATTAATCgaaaagaaattggaaaaatgccGAAATCAAGAAAACAATCCAGATAGTgaaat TTACAAAGAGCGAATGCGTAAAATGTATTGCGATGATGAACTGGAAGTAGCTGAAGACACATCCTATTATTTAGCAGATTCCAGTGCGGACATGTCTGCTTTGAATATGAGCCAATAG